In Sulfurovum xiamenensis, a genomic segment contains:
- the rsmG gene encoding 16S rRNA (guanine(527)-N(7))-methyltransferase RsmG translates to MNLSQHLDKEGILLSSEIIVKLERFASLLNEWNQIHNLTGAKSVDAIYVNIVDSLYPLTFIKKPKTLLDVGTGAGFPGLVLAIAQPDTKVVLSEPLKKRVSFLKYAAIDLGLSNVTVEAKRVESVEHDAFDMISSRAVTNTKLLLDLTSKVSDTHTEYLFYKGSRVFDEIEDVQHQLRYDIVQKNQRNYLYIKTEE, encoded by the coding sequence TTGAATCTGTCACAACACTTAGATAAAGAAGGGATCCTACTGTCAAGTGAGATCATCGTAAAGCTAGAGCGTTTTGCTTCACTTTTGAATGAATGGAACCAGATCCATAATCTTACGGGAGCTAAAAGCGTCGATGCCATCTATGTGAATATCGTGGATTCACTCTACCCTTTGACTTTTATCAAAAAACCAAAAACACTGTTAGATGTAGGAACTGGTGCAGGATTTCCTGGGCTTGTACTTGCGATAGCACAGCCCGATACCAAGGTAGTACTTTCCGAGCCTCTTAAGAAGCGTGTCTCTTTTTTAAAGTATGCTGCCATAGACCTGGGACTTTCTAATGTCACTGTAGAAGCCAAGCGGGTTGAAAGCGTGGAGCATGATGCGTTTGATATGATCAGTTCTCGTGCAGTGACCAATACAAAACTGCTTTTAGATCTGACCTCTAAGGTCAGTGATACACACACTGAGTATCTCTTTTATAAAGGGTCACGTGTATTTGATGAGATAGAAGATGTACAACATCAGCTAAGATATGATATAGTACAAAAAAATCAACGAAATTACCTCTATATAAAGACTGAAGAATGA
- a CDS encoding aspartate carbamoyltransferase catalytic subunit, with amino-acid sequence MQHLVDTTTLSDTQIQQLLHDAKAFKAQRPSQLLRDKLLITLFFEASTRTRSSFEVAAKRLGAAVVHLDPGKSSTKKGESLEDTFANLCAMEPDGVIIRHSENDAPGILADMQMTSVINAGAGNYAHPTQALLDLFTMVEHFNGDIQGKTIAIVGDIISSRVASSGIRLLTRMGMKVILIAPKPFMPKSDLPQYETLEDVIDKVDVIMSLRAQLERHASPIFDDYQEYAQHYCINHERLGDRDILVLHPGPVMRNIDISDAMLKDERCKVLEQVKNGVYMRMAILKLLLLDS; translated from the coding sequence ATGCAACATTTGGTAGATACCACCACCCTATCTGATACACAAATACAACAACTACTTCATGATGCCAAAGCCTTTAAAGCCCAACGTCCTTCCCAACTGCTTAGAGACAAACTGCTTATTACCCTTTTCTTTGAAGCTTCAACACGTACACGCAGTTCTTTTGAAGTCGCGGCCAAAAGACTAGGTGCTGCTGTCGTGCACCTTGATCCGGGTAAAAGTTCTACTAAAAAAGGGGAATCTCTCGAAGACACCTTTGCAAACCTTTGTGCCATGGAACCAGACGGGGTCATCATCCGTCACTCTGAAAATGATGCACCGGGGATCTTAGCTGACATGCAGATGACTTCTGTCATTAATGCTGGTGCAGGCAACTATGCACATCCGACCCAGGCACTCCTTGATCTCTTTACCATGGTCGAACATTTTAATGGTGACATACAGGGGAAGACCATTGCCATTGTAGGTGATATAATAAGCTCACGCGTGGCAAGCTCGGGTATCCGTCTGCTTACACGTATGGGAATGAAGGTCATTTTGATTGCCCCCAAACCTTTTATGCCCAAGAGCGACCTGCCTCAATATGAAACACTTGAAGATGTCATAGACAAAGTGGATGTCATTATGTCTCTTCGAGCGCAACTGGAACGTCATGCTTCTCCTATCTTTGATGATTATCAGGAATATGCACAACACTACTGTATCAACCACGAGCGTTTAGGAGATAGAGATATACTGGTACTGCATCCCGGTCCGGTCATGAGAAACATAGATATCTCTGATGCAATGCTTAAAGATGAACGATGTAAGGTACTTGAACAGGTTAAAAATGGAGTCTATATGCGTATGGCTATCTTAAAACTTCTTTTATTGGATTCATAA
- a CDS encoding lasso peptide biosynthesis B2 protein yields the protein MLRKIQQFVNLTNKEKKLFLEAYMMLGIMRAAILSVSFKRLTHSLEHQKSKGEMTPLTDDEMQTATLVGQTVTRAAAHTPWESACLVQSLTAQKMLQKRGIPGVFHLGVAKDKNVEEKMKAHAWSQCGDVILTGAKGYEEFTVISTFEWGKE from the coding sequence ATGCTGAGAAAAATACAACAATTTGTTAACTTAACAAACAAAGAGAAAAAACTCTTCTTGGAAGCCTATATGATGCTTGGCATCATGCGTGCAGCGATTTTGAGTGTCTCTTTTAAACGTTTAACCCATTCTTTGGAACATCAAAAAAGCAAAGGTGAGATGACTCCATTAACGGATGATGAAATGCAGACCGCTACTTTAGTGGGGCAGACAGTTACTAGAGCCGCTGCGCATACTCCCTGGGAGAGTGCTTGTCTGGTACAGTCACTTACCGCTCAAAAAATGCTGCAAAAACGCGGTATTCCAGGGGTCTTTCATCTAGGGGTAGCAAAAGATAAAAATGTTGAAGAGAAGATGAAAGCACACGCCTGGTCTCAGTGTGGCGATGTCATACTTACGGGTGCTAAAGGATATGAAGAGTTTACAGTGATTTCGACGTTTGAATGGGGAAAAGAATGA
- a CDS encoding asparagine synthetase B family protein, giving the protein MLDIIFSKTSLYNTIDLKNKLDIEDANLSGNVILCYAYEEWGNDLLSHLGGDFSFVLYDSENKYYFCARDPLGVKSLYFTKTEDGYKFSSNIDELLNLPHMQKKPNLKSMRTMLYQRTVDYTDTMYEGIYRLPPGHILTIKDGKEYLERYWYPEKIKINYEITKDEATKKFIKFFSHAIEKRVSNLDKTAFEVSGGLDSSSVVSVLSQSITPYKIDSYSMDFKGLECDEGKYVDSILEKYHLHHQKISTSKLDYKKIYSLNNLYKISPNWPITLTFAMSLPMLEKMKTDGKRIVITGQGGDHLFTGTPYILYDLFRRFKFFTLYRELKFYPKPWSVIKAYIIKPLLGERVIDVIKVLLGKNETNPFLKEGSEIEDLSQVVGMKNPAYQNDLDMITSAFYSTVMDGNLFHAAENHFGIEYRHPYFDLELVEFALSLPPEMKYKQRTIKWILRKAMDGILPDKIRDRKDKAEFSEPIRQQIDAIDLGALLDDPYIVKLGLIEQSLIDKYRQEYEDKTIKYIVILWTIINMEYWYRYNFEKGSL; this is encoded by the coding sequence ATGCTGGATATTATTTTTTCAAAAACTTCGCTTTATAATACGATAGATTTAAAAAATAAATTAGATATAGAAGATGCTAATCTCTCAGGGAATGTAATTCTTTGTTATGCTTATGAAGAGTGGGGAAATGATTTACTTTCTCATCTTGGTGGAGACTTTTCATTTGTTCTTTATGACTCTGAAAATAAGTACTATTTTTGTGCCCGTGATCCTTTGGGAGTAAAATCACTGTATTTTACCAAGACAGAAGATGGCTATAAGTTTTCCTCCAATATAGATGAACTTCTTAATCTTCCTCATATGCAAAAAAAACCAAATTTAAAATCTATGAGAACGATGCTTTATCAACGTACTGTTGATTATACTGACACCATGTATGAAGGGATCTATCGTCTTCCTCCGGGGCATATTTTGACTATCAAAGATGGGAAAGAATATCTAGAGCGTTATTGGTATCCTGAAAAGATTAAAATAAATTATGAAATCACTAAAGATGAAGCTACAAAAAAGTTTATTAAATTTTTTTCACATGCAATAGAGAAACGTGTTTCAAACTTAGACAAAACAGCTTTTGAAGTGAGTGGGGGATTAGACTCTTCTTCTGTCGTTTCTGTACTAAGTCAAAGTATTACTCCCTACAAAATTGATAGTTATTCTATGGACTTCAAGGGTTTAGAATGTGATGAAGGTAAGTATGTTGATAGTATTTTGGAAAAATATCACTTACATCATCAGAAAATCAGTACATCAAAACTAGATTATAAGAAAATATATTCATTAAATAATCTTTATAAAATCAGTCCAAATTGGCCTATAACTTTAACATTTGCCATGTCACTTCCTATGCTTGAGAAGATGAAAACTGACGGAAAAAGAATTGTTATCACAGGACAAGGAGGAGACCATCTTTTTACAGGAACTCCTTATATTCTATATGATTTGTTTAGACGTTTTAAATTTTTTACACTCTACAGAGAGCTAAAGTTTTATCCTAAGCCATGGAGTGTTATTAAAGCTTATATCATTAAACCTTTGTTGGGTGAAAGAGTTATTGATGTTATAAAAGTATTACTTGGTAAAAATGAGACAAATCCTTTTTTAAAAGAAGGGAGTGAGATAGAAGACCTGAGTCAAGTAGTTGGTATGAAAAACCCCGCATATCAAAACGATTTAGATATGATAACTTCGGCATTTTACTCTACAGTCATGGATGGTAACCTTTTTCACGCTGCAGAGAATCATTTTGGTATAGAGTACCGCCATCCTTATTTTGACCTTGAACTGGTAGAGTTTGCACTCTCTTTACCTCCTGAAATGAAATACAAACAAAGAACCATAAAATGGATATTAAGAAAAGCGATGGATGGAATTTTGCCAGACAAGATCAGAGATAGAAAAGATAAAGCAGAGTTCTCTGAACCCATCAGACAGCAAATTGATGCCATTGACCTTGGTGCCTTGCTTGATGACCCTTATATAGTAAAACTTGGTCTTATAGAACAATCGCTTATTGACAAGTACAGACAAGAGTATGAAGATAAAACGATTAAATATATTGTTATCCTTTGGACTATTATCAATATGGAATATTGGTATCGGTATAATTTTGAAAAGGGATCATTGTAA
- a CDS encoding S8 family peptidase: MRNNKFFNLYAILLSILTFTSAMFASPGETPRKIIVFQKSFSNKAAQVDLIKKTGAIPIKPLKIINGMAVYLPEQAQSALEEHLGAEIVRIDEDIIVHGTAPGGGEQPLQELPWGIDRIEADIAWGDSNGTMVNVAILDTGANLDHLDLIDNIKGNYNAISSRKSAADDHGHGTHVTGIIGAVNNAIGVVGVGPQVNLYPVKVLDRKNEGFLSDIVDGMQWCIDNNMQVINMSFGSLATNQAYHDAFIAVHNAGIVQVAAAGNTGGAILYPAKYPETIAVSSVDLADQLAASSARGAEIDLAAPGVGINSTAIDGLYTTMSGTSMAAPHVTGAVALLLATDGTLTPSEVKVKLKNTAEDLGLPTIEQGAGLIRADLAIQ; this comes from the coding sequence ATGCGAAACAATAAATTCTTTAACCTTTATGCCATCCTTTTGTCTATATTGACTTTTACCTCGGCAATGTTTGCATCACCTGGAGAAACACCACGTAAAATCATCGTTTTCCAAAAAAGTTTCTCGAATAAAGCTGCGCAAGTAGACTTAATAAAAAAAACCGGTGCGATACCCATCAAACCGCTGAAGATCATCAACGGTATGGCAGTCTATCTTCCGGAGCAGGCACAAAGTGCACTTGAAGAGCATTTAGGTGCAGAAATCGTACGTATCGATGAGGATATTATAGTGCATGGAACTGCTCCGGGTGGAGGAGAACAACCACTGCAAGAGCTTCCGTGGGGCATTGACAGGATCGAAGCAGATATCGCCTGGGGAGACTCCAACGGTACTATGGTCAATGTTGCCATCCTCGATACCGGAGCTAATCTCGATCACTTGGACCTGATCGACAATATCAAAGGAAACTATAATGCCATCAGTTCAAGAAAAAGCGCTGCAGACGATCATGGCCACGGGACACATGTCACAGGTATCATCGGGGCAGTGAATAATGCTATAGGTGTTGTCGGTGTGGGTCCACAGGTAAATCTTTATCCTGTCAAAGTTCTTGACCGTAAGAACGAAGGATTTTTGTCTGATATTGTTGACGGGATGCAATGGTGTATCGACAATAATATGCAAGTGATCAATATGAGCTTTGGTTCTCTTGCTACAAACCAGGCATATCACGATGCATTCATCGCTGTCCATAATGCAGGTATTGTACAGGTCGCAGCTGCTGGAAATACCGGTGGTGCTATTCTCTACCCGGCAAAATATCCTGAAACAATCGCTGTCTCATCCGTCGACTTGGCAGATCAGCTGGCTGCAAGTTCAGCAAGAGGTGCAGAGATCGATCTTGCTGCACCTGGCGTAGGAATTAATTCTACTGCAATCGATGGATTATATACAACGATGAGTGGAACCAGTATGGCAGCACCTCATGTTACAGGAGCAGTTGCATTGTTGCTCGCTACAGATGGAACACTGACACCAAGTGAAGTCAAGGTAAAACTGAAAAATACAGCTGAAGATTTGGGATTACCTACTATAGAACAGGGAGCAGGTCTCATTCGTGCGGATCTAGCGATCCAATAG
- a CDS encoding ABC transporter ATP-binding protein — MTGKYTFKTLHDQIKAQERDFWRTNLLGIGATLLLLPIPMLMPLLIDEVLLGHPGKMTEFISSIFGNSEVWLYISVILAVILTLRFLAFFLNNKKTFYATKITQKISYLLRHRILHHLERISLSEYESLKSGNIASKSVQDVESISGFSGQIVTTLLSASLMLLGIAVIMLWMNWVLALLVFLLNPFFLAFSKLLGRKTGELLRRQYKAYEIYHELLNETLELFVQVRVSNQERSFFGILQGHAKEIESASLDYGYKASVAQTSSTLLTNTVVDIFRGLGIAAVAYSDLTVGMMIAFLFYLSTLVSPMQQLMGLVISYQTIKPALERINTLLTLSHEPHYPHECNPFEDKKTTSLELKEISFSYGNGKEVLHNINLKAKEGQKIALIGPSGSGKTTIAQIMVGFYPSHRGEILYGDVPIEKIGLPIVRENTALMLQEALFFNDTIRMNLTLFKEKSETEIYEALKAAQLEEFVAKLEDGLETCIGKNGIRLSGGQRQRLAIARLILSDPKIVIFDEATSALDNETEYHLYETLEAFLKGRTTIIIAHRTTTIKQADHIYFIDDGYVKAEGSYEELRKIGLIQAEFDAEKNTTIC, encoded by the coding sequence ATGACAGGCAAGTATACATTTAAAACACTCCATGATCAGATAAAGGCACAAGAGAGAGATTTTTGGCGTACCAACCTATTGGGGATAGGTGCAACGTTGCTTTTGCTTCCTATACCAATGCTTATGCCTCTTTTGATAGACGAGGTCCTGCTCGGGCATCCAGGGAAGATGACAGAATTCATTTCCAGTATCTTTGGGAATTCTGAAGTTTGGTTGTATATCTCTGTGATACTCGCAGTGATACTCACATTGAGATTTCTAGCATTTTTTTTGAATAACAAAAAAACTTTCTACGCAACTAAAATCACACAAAAGATAAGTTATCTACTACGACATCGAATCTTACATCATTTAGAACGTATCTCACTTTCAGAATATGAGTCACTGAAGTCGGGGAACATCGCTTCAAAGAGTGTGCAGGATGTAGAGAGTATCAGTGGTTTTTCCGGACAGATAGTTACCACACTCTTGAGTGCTTCTCTCATGCTGCTGGGTATTGCTGTGATCATGCTTTGGATGAACTGGGTCTTGGCATTATTGGTGTTTTTACTCAACCCTTTTTTCTTAGCTTTTTCTAAACTTTTGGGACGTAAGACAGGAGAACTGCTTCGACGTCAATATAAAGCCTATGAAATTTATCATGAACTCCTCAATGAAACTTTAGAACTATTTGTACAAGTACGTGTAAGTAACCAGGAACGAAGCTTCTTTGGTATTCTTCAGGGACATGCAAAAGAGATCGAGTCGGCATCACTTGACTATGGTTACAAAGCTTCTGTTGCACAAACTTCATCTACACTTTTGACCAATACGGTAGTGGATATCTTTCGAGGACTGGGTATAGCTGCAGTGGCATATTCAGATTTAACCGTTGGAATGATGATAGCTTTTCTTTTTTACCTTTCTACGCTTGTTTCTCCTATGCAGCAATTGATGGGATTGGTCATCTCCTATCAAACTATCAAACCGGCACTTGAACGTATCAATACATTACTTACTCTTTCCCATGAGCCACATTATCCACATGAGTGTAACCCATTTGAAGATAAAAAAACGACTTCCCTAGAATTAAAAGAGATATCTTTTTCCTATGGCAATGGGAAAGAAGTACTGCATAATATTAATTTAAAAGCAAAAGAAGGGCAAAAGATCGCACTCATCGGTCCAAGTGGAAGCGGGAAAACAACCATTGCTCAAATCATGGTAGGGTTTTATCCTTCACATAGGGGAGAGATACTTTATGGAGATGTTCCTATAGAGAAGATAGGCTTACCCATTGTACGCGAGAATACGGCACTCATGCTACAAGAAGCACTCTTTTTCAACGATACTATTCGTATGAATCTCACTCTTTTTAAAGAGAAAAGTGAGACAGAGATCTACGAAGCACTGAAAGCTGCACAACTTGAAGAGTTTGTAGCCAAATTAGAAGATGGATTGGAAACGTGTATCGGTAAAAATGGTATCCGTCTCTCTGGTGGTCAGCGTCAGCGGCTCGCCATCGCCAGGTTGATACTTTCAGATCCAAAGATCGTTATATTTGATGAAGCAACATCTGCATTGGATAACGAAACAGAGTATCATCTCTATGAAACACTGGAGGCATTTCTTAAAGGTCGTACCACGATTATCATTGCACACAGAACGACAACGATCAAGCAGGCAGATCATATCTATTTCATTGATGATGGGTATGTAAAGGCAGAGGGAAGTTATGAAGAACTTCGAAAAATAGGACTGATACAGGCAGAGTTTGATGCTGAGAAAAATACAACAATTTGTTAA
- a CDS encoding PqqD family protein, protein MNLNQTVIFVETVFAQKVDGEMVLLDMESENYFGLDEVGTAIWQAMQEYGTLQEVFNAMLEQYDVEEEVLEKDLSDFVNKLLVSGLIEVTPN, encoded by the coding sequence ATGAACCTCAATCAAACAGTGATATTTGTAGAGACGGTTTTCGCACAAAAAGTCGACGGTGAAATGGTACTTTTGGATATGGAGAGTGAAAACTACTTCGGGTTGGATGAAGTAGGTACGGCTATTTGGCAGGCGATGCAGGAGTATGGAACTCTGCAAGAGGTGTTTAATGCTATGTTGGAACAGTACGATGTGGAAGAAGAAGTATTGGAAAAAGATCTTTCTGATTTTGTGAATAAGCTACTAGTGAGTGGGTTGATAGAGGTAACACCAAATTGA
- a CDS encoding PP0621 family protein, whose amino-acid sequence MILKLLIFAIAAVLIYKFFGGKLPTFGKSPHDKKLDDDTLVECATCHTYVTVKESIIVSGKYYCSPECTP is encoded by the coding sequence ATGATCTTAAAACTACTTATTTTTGCTATTGCCGCTGTGCTTATCTACAAGTTTTTTGGCGGAAAACTTCCGACATTTGGGAAAAGCCCACATGATAAAAAGTTGGATGATGATACACTTGTGGAATGTGCAACATGCCATACCTATGTGACAGTGAAAGAGAGTATCATTGTAAGCGGTAAGTATTACTGTTCTCCAGAATGTACACCATAA
- a CDS encoding aminodeoxychorismate synthase component I: protein MTWLNKDNGFERINTLAKQRTPFLFIISFDSERIFAKSLNELDDDIFYKLEDWRNYPVQKRTETFTFSRSPVDFITYKKALDSVLEEIRSGNTYLLNLTFRTPIESSFTLKEIFTYARAKFKLYFKDEFICFSPERFVEIEENIIATYPMKGTIDAHLPNAKETILSDNKEMAEHVMIVDLMRNDLGIIGSDVKVEKFRYVEKIKAGEKELLQISSKITAVLPDNWRDHLGTLLSQLLPAGSISGTPKKSTVNIINHVENFERGFYTGVFGVFDGKSLRSGVMIRFIEKENEKLFYKSGGGITIDSDAKSEYDELIDKIYLPLE from the coding sequence ATGACATGGCTTAATAAAGACAATGGTTTTGAACGGATCAACACCCTTGCTAAACAACGTACCCCTTTTCTTTTTATCATCTCTTTTGACAGTGAAAGGATCTTCGCCAAATCCCTTAATGAGCTGGATGATGACATTTTTTATAAACTGGAAGATTGGCGTAACTACCCTGTACAGAAACGTACCGAAACATTCACGTTCTCCAGATCTCCTGTGGATTTCATCACGTACAAAAAAGCGCTCGATAGCGTACTCGAAGAGATACGTTCTGGCAATACCTATCTGCTTAACCTCACATTCAGAACACCTATAGAGAGCTCTTTCACCCTTAAGGAGATATTCACCTATGCCAGAGCTAAGTTCAAACTCTATTTTAAAGATGAATTTATCTGCTTTTCTCCGGAACGTTTTGTAGAGATAGAAGAGAATATCATAGCCACCTATCCTATGAAAGGAACTATAGATGCCCATCTGCCAAATGCAAAAGAAACCATTTTGTCCGATAACAAAGAGATGGCAGAACATGTGATGATCGTCGATCTTATGCGTAATGACCTGGGTATCATCGGTTCAGACGTCAAAGTAGAGAAGTTCCGATATGTCGAAAAGATCAAAGCGGGGGAAAAAGAACTCCTGCAGATCAGTTCCAAGATCACAGCAGTGCTTCCTGATAACTGGAGAGATCATTTGGGTACGCTTCTCAGCCAGTTACTTCCCGCAGGTTCAATCTCCGGGACACCTAAAAAGAGTACGGTCAATATCATCAATCATGTAGAGAATTTTGAGAGAGGATTCTATACAGGTGTCTTTGGTGTTTTTGATGGTAAATCCTTACGGTCTGGCGTAATGATACGTTTCATTGAAAAAGAAAATGAAAAGCTTTTCTACAAAAGCGGTGGAGGGATCACTATAGATTCTGATGCCAAAAGTGAATATGACGAACTGATAGATAAAATCTATTTGCCCTTAGAGTAA
- a CDS encoding asparagine synthase-related protein, whose product MSGIFGIFNRNGRSVDKKIVDTMLEAMSYWKPDERGTWVDGPVALGHTMLWNTPESKLEHLPNRKKSQIITMDARLDNREELAEKLEMTDSPIDQITDSDFILSAYEKWGEACPKYLLGDFAFAIWDEKKQQMFCARDHIGIKPFYYYVDDNKFIFSNEIKVILSHFDIKKVLNDDAMAHYLKFGLLSDLDMTFYKNIYKLHAATSITIMVDENKEDTYWKAEECPKIHYNSLDEYIDRAKELLEMAVNVRVRSIYPIASHLSGGIDSSSIAVLAARQLGKNGYKLTGFNWTPVLNEDTDMDYFEWGNSKKIASLEHIEHQAIDLSEEDIFELYQTVDITQGDSIAFWYEHQIQKYVNKKNIRVILSGTGGDEFISNNSYGYIAGFFWRGEFKRAYNALRVEGLRSRYPVLGFIKRFYQEVILPSMPDWLYRIYSGSYCRFNRILNYIKPSMKKSIKALGPNYKLLMSVGVRNNMLNALYDGLIQTRIESWNTSGVSHKIEYRYPLLDKRIVEFALGVPEEMFRQEGRSRFLFRQAIDGLLPDEMIWSNTKYEPKRVEKYMEISQKAQTKWMQYYSIKDKKNEYFKLNSIFHDIAEFSLKDSLSKSDYGTITAITNLILAIEAYKRYKKC is encoded by the coding sequence GTGAGTGGTATTTTTGGTATCTTTAACCGTAATGGTAGATCTGTAGATAAAAAGATCGTTGATACCATGCTTGAGGCTATGTCCTACTGGAAACCAGATGAGAGAGGGACATGGGTAGATGGTCCGGTAGCACTTGGTCATACTATGCTATGGAACACTCCCGAATCAAAACTGGAACATCTTCCAAATAGAAAAAAATCCCAAATCATTACTATGGATGCCCGTCTGGATAACCGTGAAGAGTTGGCAGAGAAGCTTGAAATGACAGATAGTCCGATAGATCAGATAACGGACAGTGATTTTATTCTTTCTGCCTATGAGAAATGGGGTGAAGCGTGTCCAAAGTATCTGTTGGGTGATTTTGCTTTTGCGATATGGGATGAAAAAAAGCAGCAGATGTTTTGTGCCAGAGATCATATAGGTATAAAACCATTTTATTATTATGTGGATGATAATAAGTTTATTTTTTCAAATGAAATTAAAGTTATTTTGTCCCATTTTGATATTAAAAAGGTACTCAATGATGATGCAATGGCTCATTATTTGAAGTTTGGTTTATTATCAGATTTAGATATGACTTTTTATAAAAATATATACAAGTTACACGCTGCAACAAGTATTACGATTATGGTAGATGAGAACAAAGAAGATACCTATTGGAAAGCAGAAGAATGTCCTAAAATTCACTATAACAGCTTAGATGAATACATAGATCGTGCAAAAGAGCTATTGGAGATGGCAGTAAATGTGAGAGTTCGTTCTATTTATCCAATTGCTTCGCACTTAAGTGGGGGTATTGACTCATCTTCAATAGCTGTATTGGCAGCAAGACAACTGGGTAAAAATGGCTATAAGCTGACTGGATTCAATTGGACCCCTGTCTTAAATGAAGATACAGATATGGATTATTTTGAATGGGGGAATTCCAAGAAGATTGCTTCACTTGAACATATTGAACATCAGGCTATTGATCTGTCAGAAGAAGACATTTTTGAATTGTACCAAACAGTTGATATAACACAAGGTGATAGCATAGCTTTCTGGTATGAACATCAAATACAGAAATATGTAAACAAAAAGAATATTAGGGTGATTTTATCTGGAACCGGTGGTGATGAATTCATTTCAAATAACAGCTATGGATATATCGCAGGGTTTTTTTGGAGGGGAGAATTTAAAAGAGCGTATAACGCATTACGTGTAGAAGGATTGAGATCAAGATATCCGGTTTTAGGTTTTATTAAAAGGTTTTACCAAGAAGTGATACTGCCTTCTATGCCTGATTGGCTTTACCGTATATATAGTGGATCCTACTGCAGGTTTAACAGGATATTAAATTATATTAAACCGTCTATGAAAAAATCAATTAAAGCTTTGGGTCCTAACTATAAACTGTTAATGTCCGTTGGAGTACGAAACAATATGTTGAATGCGCTTTATGATGGTTTGATTCAAACTAGAATTGAGTCCTGGAATACATCAGGGGTCTCACATAAAATAGAATATCGTTATCCGTTGCTTGACAAACGGATCGTTGAATTTGCTCTTGGTGTACCAGAAGAAATGTTTCGTCAAGAAGGTAGAAGCAGATTTTTATTTAGACAGGCTATTGATGGATTGTTACCAGATGAAATGATCTGGTCAAACACAAAATATGAGCCCAAAAGAGTGGAAAAATATATGGAAATATCTCAGAAAGCCCAAACTAAATGGATGCAATACTATAGTATTAAAGATAAGAAAAATGAATATTTTAAGTTAAATTCCATTTTTCATGACATCGCTGAATTTTCCCTTAAAGACAGTTTATCTAAATCAGATTATGGTACAATTACCGCAATTACAAATTTGATATTAGCTATTGAAGCATACAAAAGGTATAAAAAATGTTGA
- a CDS encoding rhomboid family intramembrane serine protease yields MLSMKGDIQRYRLTYILLASSSVVYLFSALLSQSLSDMDMQVLVDMGALFGPLTVLKGEWWRLLTAMFLHGGMTHLLMNMFSLYLVGRGAEMYFDTKSYLSIYFFSGIIGGLVSLYIHPVSVGVGASGAIFGVFGALAGFFLAHREKIASHTKAFMKDFSIIIAINLVIGFSIPSIDVSAHIGGLIVGFIGGFVLSKDPKWIWVYSSTMVLLILAIISYLPDHYAQILF; encoded by the coding sequence ATGCTATCTATGAAGGGTGATATCCAACGTTACAGACTTACCTATATACTGCTGGCATCCAGTAGCGTAGTCTATCTTTTCTCTGCACTATTAAGCCAGAGTCTGAGTGATATGGATATGCAGGTGCTTGTAGATATGGGTGCACTGTTTGGTCCATTGACTGTGCTTAAAGGTGAGTGGTGGAGGCTGTTGACTGCCATGTTCCTGCATGGCGGTATGACCCATCTTCTGATGAATATGTTCTCTTTGTATCTTGTAGGCCGTGGTGCAGAGATGTATTTTGATACAAAGTCATACCTAAGCATCTACTTCTTCTCTGGGATCATTGGTGGACTTGTCTCTTTGTATATACACCCCGTCTCTGTAGGTGTGGGTGCATCTGGTGCGATCTTTGGTGTTTTTGGTGCATTGGCAGGATTTTTTCTGGCACATAGAGAAAAGATAGCTTCACATACCAAAGCATTTATGAAAGACTTTAGTATCATCATCGCGATCAACCTTGTGATAGGATTTTCTATCCCTTCCATAGATGTGAGTGCACATATCGGAGGACTGATCGTAGGATTTATAGGTGGTTTTGTACTTTCAAAAGATCCAAAATGGATATGGGTTTATAGTAGTACCATGGTACTACTCATCTTAGCTATTATTTCTTATCTTCCAGATCACTATGCACAGATACTCTTTTAA